Proteins from one Cryptomeria japonica chromosome 4, Sugi_1.0, whole genome shotgun sequence genomic window:
- the LOC131874791 gene encoding uncharacterized protein LOC131874791: MGVVTGNRTHKEPDRTKYIKPLADGTQKHGLIVESIYYLAECDRQVSNYIKAQKYIWKDANTRELVDEYFSNSRGTSDFYNVVQLFVGKEKIKQLSVGVVLKDIRPRTRLSDAHYIRVKKKLMDYKMAENPFKDFEWNFARILERHQQMLNKLDFKRQELRQQLFKNKRGEELKRKSGSKRWRLWKVISVATAAAVVALSVAGAVCAVLHNECLLCLGIVDQPLER, encoded by the coding sequence ATGGGAGTTGTCACTGGCAATCGGACTCACAAAGAGCCTGATCGGACGAAATATATCAAGCCCTTGGCAGATGGCACACAAAAGCACGGCTTGATAGTGGAGAGCATCTACTATTTAGCGGAATGCGATAGGCAAGTCAGCAACTATATTAAAGCGCAGAAATATATCTGGAAGGATGCAAACACGAGGGAGCTGGTTGATGAATATTTCAGTAACAGTCGAGGAACTTCAGACTTTTACAATGTGGTGCAATTGTTCGTGGGAAAGGAGAAGATCAAGCAGCTTTCTGTTGGTGTAGTGTTAAAGGACATAAGGCCCCGAACACGTCTTAGCGACGCTCACTACATAAGGGTTAAGAAAAAGTTAATGGATTATAAGATGGCTGAGAATCCCTTTAAGGATTTTGAGTGGAATTTTGCACGCATCCTCGAACGACATCAACAGATGCTGAATAAGTTAGACTTTAAAAGACAGGAATTGCGTCAACAGCTGTTCAAGAATAAAAGGGGGGAGGAACTGAAGCGCAAATCCGGGAGCAAGCGCTGGAGGCTTTGGAAAGTTATTTCTGTGGCAACCGCAGCGGCGGTGGTGGCTCTCTCTGTGGCAGGAGCCGTCTGCGCCGTTCTCCATAATGAGTGTTTGCTCTGCCTTGGCATTGTTGACCAACCGCTCGAAAGATAA